A part of Gossypium hirsutum isolate 1008001.06 chromosome A07, Gossypium_hirsutum_v2.1, whole genome shotgun sequence genomic DNA contains:
- the LOC107937108 gene encoding uncharacterized protein — protein MSDWGPVFVAVVLFILLTPGLLIQVPGKSRAIEFGNFQTSGVSILVHSIIYFALICILLLAIGIHMYVGS, from the coding sequence ATGTCGGATTGGGGACCGGTTTTCGTGGCGGTGGTGCTTTTCATACTGCTAACACCGGGGCTTCTCATTCAGGTACCAGGGAAGTCAAGGGCGATTGAGTTTGGGAATTTTCAAACCAGTGGAGTATCCATACTGGTGCATTCCATTATTTACTTTGCACTCATTTGTATCCTCCTCTTAGCTATTGGTATCCACATGTATGTTGGCTCATAG